One window from the genome of Pseudoalteromonas sp. '520P1 No. 423' encodes:
- a CDS encoding response regulator transcription factor — MNKTKILIIEDDAEISRLTSLYLQAEGYDTYIISDGLEAIDGIKTFQPDLMILDLMLPGLSGIEVCKQSREFYQNPILVLTACDDDVSEVSLLKLGADDFLTKPLKPLVLVARIEALLRRVQNQKTPSRSKHSKLKIDENKQVAFFNDKQLALTGAELELLILLEQNIGSPVSRDGCSKAFRGIDHDFNDRSIDMRICGLRKKLNDDQLPYKIITTVRNKGYMLLHG; from the coding sequence ATGAACAAAACAAAAATATTAATCATTGAAGATGACGCTGAAATTTCTCGTTTAACGTCTTTATATTTACAAGCTGAAGGATACGATACTTATATTATTTCTGACGGCTTGGAAGCGATAGATGGAATCAAAACATTTCAACCTGATTTAATGATCTTAGATTTAATGTTGCCAGGTTTAAGTGGCATTGAAGTATGTAAACAATCTAGAGAATTTTATCAGAATCCTATACTTGTTTTAACCGCATGTGATGATGATGTCAGTGAAGTAAGTTTATTAAAACTAGGCGCCGACGATTTTTTAACAAAACCTCTAAAACCACTTGTTTTAGTTGCAAGAATTGAAGCGTTACTTAGAAGAGTTCAAAACCAAAAAACTCCTTCTCGATCAAAACATAGTAAACTTAAAATAGATGAAAATAAACAAGTCGCTTTTTTCAATGACAAACAGCTAGCCTTAACAGGTGCAGAGTTAGAGTTGTTAATATTGCTTGAACAAAATATTGGTAGTCCGGTTTCAAGGGATGGTTGTAGTAAGGCTTTCAGAGGTATAGATCATGACTTTAATGATAGATCTATCGATATGAGAATATGCGGTTTAAGAAAAAAATTAAATGATGACCAATTGC